A genomic window from Serratia liquefaciens includes:
- the rarD gene encoding EamA family transporter RarD encodes MIKGIVLSVIASVLFGVMYYYTSTLSPLDGEQVFGWRTLLTVPFLSLFMVLSADWRKVSETLSWIKQRPRRLLFLPLSSALLGVQLWLFLWAPLHGKALEVSLGYFLLPLTMVLAGRLIFRDRLSLLQKLAVSCAIIGVGNELYQVGGVSWTTLLVALGYPVYFILRRRFGTDNLGGLWCELTLMLPVAAWFAFGGNGPLAALNISPALYWQIPLLGVISAAALVCYILASRLLPFSLFGLLSYVEPVLLVVVALLLGESIGRDEWLTYIPIWLAVLLLVSEGARHLLRRRRIHR; translated from the coding sequence ATCGCCTCGGTGTTGTTTGGCGTGATGTATTACTACACCTCTACCCTGTCCCCGCTTGACGGTGAGCAAGTCTTTGGCTGGCGTACCCTGCTGACGGTGCCGTTTTTGAGCTTGTTTATGGTGCTTTCCGCCGACTGGCGCAAGGTCAGCGAGACCTTGAGTTGGATAAAACAGCGACCGCGCCGCCTGCTGTTTTTGCCGCTGAGTTCGGCGCTGTTGGGGGTTCAGCTCTGGCTGTTTCTCTGGGCACCGCTGCACGGCAAGGCGTTGGAGGTGTCGCTCGGCTATTTCCTGCTGCCGCTGACCATGGTGCTGGCAGGACGCCTGATATTCCGCGACCGCCTTTCGCTGCTGCAAAAACTGGCGGTCAGCTGCGCGATTATCGGCGTCGGCAACGAGTTGTATCAGGTCGGCGGCGTGTCCTGGACTACCCTGCTGGTGGCGCTGGGTTACCCGGTGTACTTTATTCTGCGCCGCCGTTTCGGCACTGATAACCTGGGTGGCTTGTGGTGTGAGCTGACGCTGATGCTGCCGGTCGCCGCCTGGTTCGCCTTCGGGGGCAACGGGCCGCTGGCGGCGCTGAACATCAGCCCGGCACTTTATTGGCAAATCCCTCTGTTGGGGGTGATCAGCGCCGCGGCGCTGGTGTGCTATATCCTGGCCAGCCGCCTGCTGCCGTTCAGCCTGTTCGGCCTGCTGAGCTATGTGGAGCCGGTGCTGTTGGTGGTGGTGGCCCTGCTGCTTGGTGAGAGCATCGGTCGGGATGAATGGCTGACTTATATTCCTATCTGGCTGGCGGTGCTGCTGCTGGTGTCGGAAGGGGCCCGCCACCTGCTGCGTCGCAGGCGAATTCACAGGTAA
- a CDS encoding 4'-phosphopantetheinyl transferase family protein yields MFSSFIPTFERLNLDDYPGQVARCRFSLAHYQDDCFAAMGMAFPDHLARAVPKRRAEYLAGRYLARALLAPLGFADFTLLPGEDRAPQWPPGIAGALSHNADTALCAVHPETGLGGVGLDVETLIPAARAQELQRAIVSEAESAQLHTHPQPFNHLLTLAFSAKESLFKALYPQVRCYFDFLDARLVTLDTQRQTFELELLKTLTPQCHAGRRFSGRYWQEGDDVTTFICL; encoded by the coding sequence GTGTTCTCTTCTTTTATCCCCACCTTTGAACGGTTGAACCTGGACGATTACCCGGGGCAGGTTGCCCGTTGCCGCTTTTCTTTGGCGCACTATCAGGATGACTGTTTCGCTGCCATGGGCATGGCTTTCCCCGATCATCTGGCGCGTGCGGTGCCAAAGCGGCGGGCGGAGTATCTGGCCGGACGCTACCTGGCGCGAGCCTTGCTGGCGCCGCTGGGGTTTGCGGATTTCACGTTACTGCCTGGCGAAGACCGGGCACCGCAGTGGCCGCCGGGTATCGCCGGTGCGCTCAGCCACAATGCAGATACTGCGCTTTGCGCGGTGCATCCGGAAACCGGGTTGGGCGGCGTGGGGCTGGACGTTGAAACGCTCATTCCCGCCGCGCGTGCGCAGGAGCTGCAGCGTGCTATCGTCAGCGAGGCGGAGTCTGCCCAACTGCACACTCATCCACAGCCATTTAACCACCTGCTGACCTTGGCGTTCTCCGCCAAAGAGAGCCTGTTCAAAGCGCTATATCCGCAGGTGCGCTGCTATTTTGACTTTCTCGACGCACGTCTGGTTACGCTGGATACGCAACGACAGACGTTCGAACTGGAACTGCTTAAAACCCTCACGCCGCAGTGCCATGCCGGTCGCCGCTTCAGCGGACGTTACTGGCAGGAAGGTGACGATGTCACAACTTTTATTTGTTTATAA
- the agp gene encoding bifunctional glucose-1-phosphatase/inositol phosphatase translates to MKRKTLLLCLPLFMTGTALAETNDYQLDQVLVMSRHNLRAPLANNGSVLAQSTPKAWPAWDTPGGLLTTKGGVLEVYMGHYFNAWLKQTGVLPQEGCPTAGSVYVYANSLQRTVATAQFFTNGAFPGCDVSVHHQDKMGEMDPTFNPIITDNSEAFNQQALGAMNAELASLKLDASYKQLEKIIDYKDSSACKTDKHCDLTKEASKMSAVPGKEPGVAGPLRVGNSLVDAFMLQYYEGFPMKDVAWGKITTPQQWKQLAQLKDGYQDSLFTSPVVAQNVAKPLLTYINGALIGERKPDSPKVTVLVGHDSNIASLLSAMEFKPYQLPHQYEKTPIGGKLVFQRWHDKKNDRDLLKIEYVYQSTDQLRNATPLTLKTPPQRVTMALKGCPIDKQGYCAWSDFEKTMKGIL, encoded by the coding sequence ATGAAAAGAAAAACTTTATTGCTGTGCTTGCCGTTATTTATGACCGGGACTGCCTTGGCGGAAACCAACGACTATCAATTGGATCAGGTGCTGGTGATGAGCCGCCATAACCTGCGTGCGCCGCTGGCCAACAACGGCAGCGTATTGGCGCAGTCCACGCCTAAAGCCTGGCCGGCCTGGGACACGCCGGGGGGCCTGCTGACCACCAAGGGCGGGGTGCTGGAAGTGTATATGGGCCACTACTTCAATGCGTGGCTCAAGCAAACCGGAGTACTGCCGCAGGAAGGCTGCCCGACCGCCGGCAGCGTTTACGTCTATGCCAACAGTTTGCAACGCACGGTGGCGACCGCGCAGTTCTTCACCAACGGCGCTTTCCCCGGTTGCGACGTCAGCGTGCATCATCAGGACAAAATGGGGGAAATGGATCCCACCTTCAACCCGATCATCACTGACAACAGCGAAGCTTTCAATCAGCAGGCTCTGGGGGCAATGAACGCCGAACTGGCCTCGTTGAAGCTGGACGCCTCCTACAAGCAATTAGAAAAAATCATCGATTACAAAGATTCCAGCGCCTGTAAAACCGACAAGCACTGCGATTTGACCAAAGAAGCCAGCAAAATGAGCGCAGTGCCGGGCAAAGAGCCGGGTGTCGCTGGGCCGCTGCGGGTAGGGAACTCGCTGGTGGACGCCTTTATGCTGCAATATTACGAAGGCTTCCCGATGAAGGACGTGGCCTGGGGCAAAATCACCACGCCACAGCAGTGGAAACAGTTGGCGCAGCTGAAGGACGGCTATCAGGATTCGTTGTTCACCTCGCCGGTGGTGGCGCAAAACGTGGCCAAGCCGCTGCTGACTTACATCAACGGTGCATTGATTGGCGAACGCAAGCCGGATTCACCGAAGGTGACGGTGCTGGTGGGTCACGACTCCAACATTGCCTCGCTGCTGTCGGCAATGGAGTTCAAGCCGTACCAACTGCCGCATCAGTATGAGAAAACGCCGATTGGCGGCAAGCTGGTGTTCCAGCGCTGGCACGATAAGAAAAACGATCGTGATTTGCTGAAAATCGAGTACGTGTATCAATCCACCGACCAGTTGCGCAATGCCACCCCGTTGACGCTGAAAACCCCGCCACAGCGCGTGACGATGGCGTTAAAAGGCTGCCCAATCGATAAGCAGGGCTACTGCGCCTGGAGCGACTTCGAAAAAACCATGAAAGGTATTCTGTAA